From the genome of Chelonia mydas isolate rCheMyd1 chromosome 2, rCheMyd1.pri.v2, whole genome shotgun sequence, one region includes:
- the LOC102945695 gene encoding vitelline membrane outer layer protein 1 homolog — MGYKGQSAVTSAMAHTTSSSCYKMQASPILLLVGLAYVCPVFGEREIRANGTFSDRKYYSSINVTNGGPWGTWTWTDMCPEHFYATGYSVKVEEYRGASDDTALNGIRLFCIQINSTNSAVYTVESDSGKFGQWSGITWCPTGFLTSFQLKVEEPQGILDDTAANSIKFRCSSGAIIEGTGGSFGDYGGWSNSCTRGGICGIETKQEPYHNIFIDDTALNDVRFFCCD; from the exons ATGGGGTATAAAGGACAGAGTGCAGTAACTAGTGCTATGGCTCACACTACTTCATCCAGCTGTTATAAAATGCAGGCCAGTCCTATTCTCCTTTTGGTTGGCTTAGCCTATGTCTGCCCAGTCTTTGGTGAAAGAGAAATCCGCGCTAATGGCACTTTCTCAGACAGAAAGTATTACAGCTCAATAAACGTCACTAATGGAGGACCTTGGGGCACTTGGACATGGACTGATATGTGCCCAGAACATTTCTATGCTACGGGATATAGCGTAAAG GTGGAGGAGTATCGAGGAGCTAGTGATGACACTGCACTAAATGGGATCCGTTTATTTTGCATACAAATCAACAGTACGAATAGTGCTGTCTATACCGTTGAATCTGATTCTGGAAA GTTTGGGCAATGGTCAGGAATCACTTGGTGTCCAACTGGGTTCCTAACATCCTTTCAGCTGAAAGTTGAAGAGCCACAAGGAATTTTAGACGATACAGCCGCTAACAGTATCAAATTCCGCTGTAGCAGTGGTGCTATCATAGAAGGAACAGGCGGTAGTTTTGGTGATTATGGTGGATGGAGTAATTCGTGCACAAGAGGTGGAATTTGTGGCATTGAAACCAAACAGGAACCATAccataatatttttattgatgACACAGCACTCAATGATGTTCGTTTCTTCTGTTGTGACTGA